Part of the Capsicum annuum cultivar UCD-10X-F1 chromosome 12, UCD10Xv1.1, whole genome shotgun sequence genome is shown below.
GTaaagggatgggtaattggtctccttatatggacttagacaattctcccctcatgagctagcttttgaggttgagttaggcccaagatccattctttacatggtatcagagtcacgCCCATCTCAAATCTTTGTTCAGCAATGCTGGGGCCCATATTATATTATCCCCGCTCCAATTAACAAGTTAAAGAGGCTGGGGCGTGcgggggagtgttaagtatcccaccTCGGAAAAGGaatgggtaattggtctccttatatggacttggacaattctcccctcatgagctagcttttgaggtttagttaggcccaagatccattctttacatatAAAGACCTCAAGTCCCAGAATCAACCAGTGTTTGAAATAATGGCAATTTTTTTCGGGGGAACCAGGAAACCACAACCTCTGCTGCAGCCTCTGCCATTTGGGTGAGAACTCTGTGGTGAGCACTTTGTGGTAACTTGCTCACTGAAATAACAACAATTTGTTGTTCATATCATATTTTTCtgtacaaaaaaattaaaataaaggcaTTCTCAGGTATAAACTGGATGTGGAGCAAATTTCAATAGTTCTGGGAAGTTATCCTTAGTAGGGGAGTAACCCATCCCTTGATTATTCACTAAGTCAGAATGCTAACATCCCTCAAAAAATTGTAAATTAATTAAGGAAAGAAAACCCAAAATGGGCATATGTTAGTCTTACATGAGGTAGGGGAATTTTCTCAGGATTCTGTTAAAAGATGCAACTGAAGGTTCAAGATGGTTGTCCACCTTAAGATCTTAAAGGTTCTCGCCTTTTCCTTGGTGCCAAAGGCTCCGGTTAGGGACTGATTTACAAGATGCCCTCAAGTAATATTCTACTGGATGCACGTGTGACGTGTTGGTTCAGACCTGGTAATCCCTTATGTTGTTCTTTGGTGTTTCAGCTTGATGCTGTTATTGAAGCTGAGAAACAAGCTGCGAAGGACTTGCTACgggaaaagaagaaagagagggcTCTTTTAGCgttaaaaaagaagaaagtgcAAGAAGAACTATTAAAGCAAGTTGATGTCTGGCTCATAAATGTTGAGCAACAAGTAAGTAATTCTTCTTAATACTTTTACTACCATGCTAAATGCCCGTACTTTCTTTTAGCATTTAAATTGTTTTCTGATTTTATGTGCAAATTCGTTTAGTTGGCAGATATTGAACTGACAAGCAAGCAGAAGGCTGTCTTTGAGAGTTTGAAAACTGGAAATAATGCAATCAAAGCAATACAAAGTGAGATCAACCTAGAGGATGTTCAAAAGTTAATGGATGATACTGCAGAGGCAAAAGCTTATCAAGATGTAAGCTCTTTTGATATCTAATCCCCTGCTCATTTATATTTGGTTGTGTCTAATTAGCCTTGTGAGATTTGGGAGTTCATTCATGCCTGTATAGTGATGGTGGTTTTTGATGTAGTACTGAAAGAGAGATGAGAGAAAGCTAAAGGGGATGAAACGGAAAGACCAGGGAAAAAAAGGATACGTGGAGAGAGAGAATTTTAaaaggagatattataataggGTAGAATTCATATATCTATAAAACAAAGTACAAAAGGCAACCTACTCTAGAATAAGCGCCTCGAACAAGCTAGAACTTTTGATACTATTATGGCCCTATCTCTAtctaaaaacatgaataaaaaccaAACTAGGTCTAGTTGATAACAGTTGGAGATGGAAATAATGATCAGTGATAAAATCTGAATATGAAAGATCCAACATAATCTGAGAATAAATGTTTCTGAATCTAAAAATCTGGAAAACATGTAAAGATGTTATTTATTGAGAATctgtttttttgttaaaaaattctCGACTCTTTTGCTTCTGTCTTGTATTAGGGGTTCCCCCTCGTTTCGTATTAATGAAATCATTACTTTAAACAACCACAAAACTATATCTCAATCCCAAGGTAATTGGGATCAACTGTATGAGTCCTCATTAGCTTTGTCGCTGACTTGtataaatcaaattttaaaaagctTAGGTTCTCTAGCACTGTAAATCCTCTACATATTCTATTGACGAACAAATCCTTAACAAGACTAAAAGCTCATAACAAACGTTATACCTAATGTAAACTTAGCAACATGACAAAAATTTAGTCCCAAATAGTTGGTATTTGTCTAAATGAGTTGTTTCTCCATTGTCCCCTAGTTTGCATGGATTCCAAGAGATCTTACGTCTCGTGCGACTTCTTTCCATGAATAGTCTGATCTTCGTAGACTTAGCTATCATTGGTTCATCTTTCttgaattttagtttattttcctTCCTGGGTTTCACTGCTGCCACTTAGGTTAGCTCATTGTTGCAGTGGTCTGTTTGACTTTTAATTTTGCTGCTATGTTCTCCTGGTATCTGACTATCCCCAATATTATAATGGACAATACAAGCCTCGATCTATTTCCTGAAATGATTTTCTATCCATCAGGAAGAAGGGTTCTTGATTTTATCCCTGTAATTTCTCTTACCAACGTATTGTAAGTTCCTAGTGTTTCTGGGTGAGGAAGGGTATTAAATTCGAGGGTAAATTAACTTGAAAAAGAAATGTCTTGCATGACTACCTATGCTGGAGGTGGTCCCAAGGAATTGCTCCCAATTAGATTCTGCCACTAGCCACTTCTCTACCCTACGCTACCCTCTTTCTTCCTTGCGGCAAAGGGTCTTCCGTAACAGACCTTACTTAACGGTCGAGTACCGAGAGCTCCTCATCCCCAATGTCCTACTCATTCTCCTTTTCCCATTCCTGACCGAGTGTGGAGGGTTTAGAAGCGGAGCACGAAGCTACCGCTTCCCCCGACCGACTAAAATACAACAGTTCCAACTCAGCACCTTTTGAGTGAGATTTTGAGAAGAGTTGCTCTTTGGAGAGCACAAAAATTCGTTTATTTGCATCAAGCTTTCGAGGGGATCAGGCTAGGCCTCTCCAGCTGAGCTGGGCGCCGGGGCCCTGGATGCGCTAGCGAGTCGCGGATCTTTGATGAAAGTAGCTCGACTGATTTATCCATTCCAGTTATAGGCTGGACTCTTGGGAGTGGTTCGGCCATCAAGCTACTTTGTGGGGTAGGGGACCAGATTGGTGACTGCTGCGGTTGTTGTCTGCATGTCCATGgagttttgaaaaatccaaacaCATTTTCGTTAATCCATGAACAGGATCTATTATATAGGCTATTTTGCCTTGAAATCCCATTCTATCCATCTTATTCTTCTGCTCACCGAGCTCCCCTTGACTAACCTTTCCGCTCGGTGATGAACTAGTTTTCAACACAATCTTGTTTTAGAAAAGGAAATTACTTTGGAGAAAGGATCATTGTTGATGCATTTTTAGTCTTTGAGCAAATTATTTGATTAGGTATTATGTTTATTGTTTCCTGAGAAGCAGAGATGTTCCTTAATTGTGTGCTCAATACATTTTGGCCTCTATGCTCCTAGCTTTCAGTTACCTTCTCCAAATCTATATATGTGTATTTGCTTCCGTCTCTTCTTTTTAAATTGACAGTATTCAGTTTGAGAGACAACAACACTCTATTACATATATTTGTAGTGCTGCTTATTCTCAGAGTGAATAGCAAGTGCAATATGGAAAGCGATCAGCTTGACAGTGAAGATCGCTTCCTTTCCCATCTAGTCGTTTTTGTGTGTGACTGCTCGTATGCTTTTGCAGGAAGTCAATGCTATACTTGGAGAGAAGCTATCTGCTGAAGACGAGGAGGAAGTTTTAGCAGAATTTGAGAATCTGGAATCTCAGGTCTGTCTATTTTTATGCTGGCAATTGGTGCTAAAACTTAGTGCATTTCTTAGCAATTGTATGCTCTTTTCGTCGATGACACCATAACAGCTTTGCTGCGGCTTTTTTACTTAAAAGTAAAATTACCTTAATTTTTTCCCATGACGAATCATCTTATACTTCCCTTTTCCGGTTGAGAGATAATCAACTGTGACTAAATGATCACCTACAACATTGTGGAATTCTAGTATAACACGCTTTAGTATTTGGTGACGATGTCTCCTTATTTGAAAGAAGCAAAAACTTGCACATATTGAATACGGCACTGCTGTAATTCCACGTAGAGGTCTAGGTTCTTTTGAAACCTTGAAAGCTATTGTTTTCCCATCCCTTGATATAATGATgctccctccatttcatattatatttttcttagtttgatcgagcacaaaatttaagaaagtaaagaagatttttgaatcttgtggtcttaatcTGCGTCTGTGTCATTCTCGGAAGAATGAATGTTTTACCTGATGCTGGGAAATTTGTACAGTTAACTCTTCAAGATCTGCCGGAAGCTCCTTCTGCTGTACCTTCCGCTGAAAACATTGACGAGAAACTGGATCTACCTGATGTACCAACTAAAGCACCAGTCATCACAGAATCTATTATTGAGGACACTCAAGATACTTCGGCTGGCGTATCCGTGCAAAAGAAAGGTACTGCTCTTTTCTCccttacacacacacacatctttTCTTTGTTGTGTATTCTTCTGAGTTTTCTGTTCAAATTTGCACAGTTTTGGAGGAACCGATACCTGCTTGATTCCAGCGCGACTTGACTGGTCCATAAGTTCGAATTTGgtgaaatttatcaaaaaaaatttcaagtttcacAATGCTACGAAAGTCTTGTCGATGCTAAGAATTTGTAATCTTTCAACGTTTCTATCCCATCTCTTATGATTTGTACAAGTTCTGGTTGTATTTTGGGAGTCATATTTGTACAGTACTTCTCTGAGTTGTTGACACATACCAAGTTATTTACCATTGTCTTCATTCTCATGTCCTACCAGTTGCTTGTAATTCTGCTACTTCTGTATTATGCAAGACAGAAAAATAACTGTTCTTGTTTGAGCTAATTTATTTGGTATTGGTTAAAGTCGAGGTGTGCACAAACTGACTCTAACACCATAGCGCGGTTTGGTCACTTTTGGACTGGTAATTTGAAAGTAGCCAAGGATTCACATGTGATTGAAAAATAGCTTTTTTGTATTCAATTAAACatctattatataaaaaataatacaaagtaTAAAGTTATACTTCCtcctattttttttagaataCTGTTGTACCAATCAAGTTTGATCCAAAATGAATGTAGCTTCAGAAAATCTAAGCAACATATTTCCATCGCAATTTATACGACATTGTTTGATCTGacataaagtttaaaaaataactttcaatTATTGAAAGGTGGCAACTATTTCAGGACGAACTAAGAAGTAAAGTTGGGACAGatgtaataatattttctttgattgaagggtcaaaaatacatttaaatttttaCTATCTCTAACTATTTGTCAAAACATACATCAACTATCAATTGTTCTCTTTAGTTGAGCTGTCTTTTGATAAACAGTTGATTTCAAGTAGAAAATTCGCACGCCTAATAGGTCAGGTATGAAACTATGAAATTCAAAAGACCGAGATGCTTTAGGTATGTTTTCGACCATTAATACATTTTtcatttagtaaaaattttctaTTGCATTAGTAAATGATTTATATAATTTTCTATAAAGTCTTAATTTAACTAATCCTGAAATCTTACAATTACAAATCATGCATCCTCCACAACTCCCCCTGACTTTTCTCCTCTTCCCATGCATGTCCACTCCCTCTGCTTCACTTACTCTCATCTATTCTTCACACTTTTTTCAATTTTCCTTTTACTCATTCTTCTCTTACAAGTTGAAGAATTCACCATTTGAATGCTCTTTTCGGATAAAAATGTTTACGTAGTAATTGATGTGTTTGAATATCTATGATTTTCGTGTTGTTTTGGGATGATTCGCGAGTGTTTTGTGGCATTTTAGACGGTATAAAGAAGATTTGTTGAGCAAAAAGACTAAAAGTTGTTTGAGAAATATGTTCATGACTGtgaatgaaaattgaaatatagtGACATTTGATTGCATGGATGAAAGCAAAGAGGATAAGGTGCATGGATCAGATCAGTGTACAAAGGCCAATTCGCGAAGCTACCAGCTGAGGACATATACAGGGACGAATTACAGGCGTCCCCATGTCCAGCTTCGCAATAACAGCCTCGATGATAACATCATTCGCAACAATAATAATGATTATGGTTTACAGCAAGAAGAGTTATGCAATGATGAAGAAGGCTCTCATTTGGTTAATCAAAAGATTGAAGGCATAGATGATAGTAATGAATCGCCTTTGCCCGAGTTTGAAGGAAGTGGTGGTGGAGTTGGAAGCTTTAAAGTACCAGCTCGTGCCCCTCTGAGCCCTGCCCGTCCAACTTACCTTGAGCTCAGGCCACATCCCCTCAAAGAAACTCAGGTGACAAAATGTGTATTCCTTTTCAATGGAGGAAGAATGTTTTAGTCCCTCCaattcaatttgtttgtctggtttTAACTTGACACGGGgtttaagaaagtaaataagACGTTTGGATCGTatggtcttaaactaaagattTGTAGAATGTATCAGAATGTCTTTAATTGTGTgctcttaaacatgtcatgtggaaaacTGTAATTAAAGAGTTGCCAAAAAGGGTAAGAGACATCATTTTTGAAACTGACTAAAAAGgagtaagacaaacaaattgaaacggagggagtatcattGGGAATTATTTGATTGTTTGTTAACCTGAATGACATGAAGATTATCAATGGCAGTCTTAGGATTTTTATCGAGGggtgtcaaatatgaaaaagtaaataatgaaatgTATATACATAAAAGAGAATTTTACCTGTCGGTACAGTGTAATTTTACAGCGAAGGGGTATACCCCT
Proteins encoded:
- the LOC107851363 gene encoding vacuolar protein sorting-associated protein 20 homolog 2: MGNIFVKKPKITEVDKAILSLKTQRRKLAQYQQQLDAVIEAEKQAAKDLLREKKKERALLALKKKKVQEELLKQVDVWLINVEQQLADIELTSKQKAVFESLKTGNNAIKAIQSEINLEDVQKLMDDTAEAKAYQDEVNAILGEKLSAEDEEEVLAEFENLESQLTLQDLPEAPSAVPSAENIDEKLDLPDVPTKAPVITESIIEDTQDTSAGVSVQKKVLEEPIPA